A single window of Microbispora hainanensis DNA harbors:
- a CDS encoding DUF1707 SHOCT-like domain-containing protein, translated as MTSLTPYAGDDPAQRASDADRDRVAAVLGEALATGRLTSVEHADRLDAAYSAVTIGDLAPLIKDLPDTAHPPTVLSTERQQVSAVFSKIIRRGRWVAGRHTELSSVFGALIVDLSDAVLPGREVTLELNSLCGKLIVTVPADARVVDEGSAIFSKRSVTGGSADGDGPLIRVTGNARFGKIVVYRGTRR; from the coding sequence GTGACCTCCCTCACCCCGTACGCGGGAGACGACCCCGCACAGCGCGCCTCGGACGCCGACCGCGACCGAGTGGCGGCCGTCCTCGGCGAGGCGCTGGCCACCGGCCGCCTGACGAGCGTCGAACACGCCGACAGGCTCGACGCCGCCTACAGCGCCGTGACCATCGGCGACCTCGCACCTCTGATCAAGGACCTGCCCGACACGGCCCACCCGCCGACCGTGCTCTCCACGGAACGGCAGCAGGTCTCCGCCGTGTTCAGCAAGATCATACGTCGTGGGCGCTGGGTCGCCGGGCGGCACACCGAGCTGAGCTCGGTGTTCGGCGCGCTGATCGTGGATCTCAGCGACGCGGTCCTGCCCGGCCGTGAGGTGACGCTGGAGCTGAACTCCCTCTGCGGCAAGCTCATCGTCACCGTGCCGGCCGACGCCAGGGTCGTCGACGAGGGCAGCGCGATCTTCTCCAAGCGCTCGGTGACCGGCGGGAGCGCCGACGGCGACGGCCCGCTGATCCGCGTCACCGGCAACGCGCGCTTCGGC